A window of Drosophila subobscura isolate 14011-0131.10 chromosome E, UCBerk_Dsub_1.0, whole genome shotgun sequence contains these coding sequences:
- the LOC117890685 gene encoding dynein regulatory complex protein 8, protein MDMDLNNDLEKRISDAFCVFDHHGDKFIDVREVGTVLRLLGCVPTEEEVNEVISATESEETSGEVHLTKFLPHVSQLLMERKMEPAPPEKILQAFKMLDPENKGYLTKEAFGKLMMEEGEPFTQEEMDEMWPVAIDPISGHIPYEFYLNQLMVYL, encoded by the exons ATGGACATGGACT TGAACAACGATCTGGAGAAGCGCATATCGgatgctttttgtgtgtttgatcATCACGGGGACAAGTTCATAGATGTGCGAGAGGTGGGCAcggtgctgcggctgctgggcTGTGTGCCCACCGAGGAGGAGGTGAATGAAGTCATCTCGGCCACCGAGTCCGAGGAGACCAGCGGCGAGGTGCATCTGACTAAATTTCTGCCGCATGTCTCGCAGCTGCTAATGGAACGCAA AATGGAACCTGCACCGCCGGAGAAAATCCTGCAGGCCTTCAAGATGCTAGATCCCGAGAACAAGGGCTACCTCACCAAGGAGGCATTTGGCAAGCTGATGATGGAGGAGGGCGAACCTTTCACCCAAGAGGAAATGGATGAAATGTGGCCGGTTGCCATAGATCCCATTAGCGGTCACATACCCTACGAGTTCTACCTGAATCAGTTGATG GTTTATCTGTAA